The sequence TCCGGGTACTCGTCCAGCGTCTCCTGCCGCAGCGTCGCAGCACCGGCATACTCGACGAAGAAGCCCTGATCGTCCTCGAGCACGGTCAGATCGTTGGAGACGATGCGCGCATCGGTGGAGAAGACCTCACCGAACTGGCACTCCTGGCCGACCTGGGTGTAGATGAGGTTGAGGTCGAGCTCGACCACTGAGGTGAACTCGAAGCCGTAGGCCTCCTCGAGCCCGGGCAGGCCGTCGTCGCGGTTGATGAACTCGCTGGCCGCGCAGACGTTGCCCTGGTCCGGGTTCGCGGAGACGAACTCGGCCATATCGGAGCTGGTGGCCAGACCGTTGTCCTGCGCGAACGCAGCACTGGCCGCGATCCGGTAGGTGTTCTCGAAGTTGGCAGGTTGCAGCCAGGCGATGCCGTTCTCGGCGTCTTCCTCGGCCACTGCGTCGTACAGGTCCTCGGGCACGTCCTCGGTGGTGTGGCCGAGGATGTTCACCCAGCCGGTCCCGGTGTAGTCCCAGTAGATGTCGATCTCGCTGGTCTCCAGCGCCTCGCGGACGGTGGCGCTGCCGGAGATACCGGTCTGATCGGTGATCTGTGCGCCGGCGTTCTCCAGCGCCACTGCCGTGATCTGGCTGAGCAGGATGGATTCGGTGAACTCCTTCGAGCCGACCGTGAGCTCGGCGCCGGCCAGCGGACCGTCGGAGTTTCCACCGCCCGAGTCACCGCTGCACCCGGCCACGGCCAGCAGCACGGCCAGGCCTCCAGCAGCGACGGCGGCAGGTGTGCGTAGTGTTCTCATCGTTCGTCTCCTCGTGGTGGACAGTGGGTGGTGGGTGGCCGTCGGCGCGTCACAGTCCCCGCGGGCGCAGGACGTCCTCGGCGAGTCCGGCCAGGTAGTCGATGGTCAGGGCGAGCACAGCGGTGAGCACGGCCCCCACCACCTGCACGGTGAACCGGTTCGTGGTCATCCCGGCGACGATGATGTCACCGAGACCACCGGCGTTGATGTAGGTGACCAGAGTGGCGGTACCGACGTTGATCACCAGGGCGGTGCGGATCCCGGCGAGGATCACCGGTACGGCTAGCGGCAGTTCCAGGCGGCGCAGCACGGTGAACTTGGACATGCCCATCCCACGGCCTGCCTCGAGCACCGAGGAGTCCACCTGTTCCAGACCGACCATCGTGTTCAGCAGCACTGGCACGATCGCGTAGAGCACCAGACCAACGATCGCCGCCTGGAACCCGAGGAACAGGAACGCCACCGCCAGCAGCACCAGGATCGCGATCGTCGGTACTGCCTGTCCGAGGGTGAGCAGGGTGATCAGGTAGGGCTGGATCCGGCGCGCGAACGGGCGGGTGAGCACGACCCCCAGCGGCACGGCGATGATCAGGGTGAGGACCGTGGAGACTGCCGCGAGCTGGATGTGCTGCCAGATCGCAGCGGTGAGCCGGTCGGCGCTGAGTGCCCGCGCCTCGATGGAGTCGAGGTCCTTGCTGGCCACCCACAGGTACAGGGCTGCACAGGTGAGGGCCAGGATCGCGGGCATGACCAGGTAGCCGCCCCAGCTCCGCCTGGACTTTGCTTCGGGCGTCTGGGTGACGAGCGCCCGGGTGGGGGCGCCGGTGCTCATGGACTCTCCTGCAGGCCGGCGCGGGCCTCGGTGACGGCGGCAGCGCGCATCGACCGGATCGCGTCGGTGATCTGGTCGATGTCCACCACACCCTGGAACACCCCGTCGTCGTCGACCACGATGGTCACGCTGTACCGGGCGGTGATCAGCTCGTTCAGGGCATCGCTGAGCGTTGCCCGCGGCTCCACTGCCGGGTTGGTCGGCAGACCGATCTCGTCCAGGCGGCGCCCGGCACCGCGGCGCAGGTCCTCGGCGCTGACCCAGCTCACCGGACTGCCTTGTGCGTCGAGCACCAGCAGCGCGCTCTCCGGCACGGTGCGCAACTGTTCCAACGCGGCCTCGGCGTCAGTGTCGTAGCTGACTGTCGGCCACGCGCGCAGTTCGATATCAGCGACGTGGGTCAGGTTGAGGCGCTTCAGCGAGGCACCGCGGCCGATGAAGTCGGCAACGAAGTCGTTGGCAGGTGCGGTGAGGATCTGCTCCGGGGTGTCGTACTGAGCGATCCGGGAACCCTCTTGCAGGATCGCGATCCGGTCGCCGAGCTTGATCGCCTCATCGATGTCATGGGTGACGAACACGATCGTCTTGCGGACCTCGGCCTGCAGCCGGAGCAGCTCGTTCTGAAGCCGGTCGCGGGTGATCGGGTCGATCGCACCGAATGGTTCGTCCATCAGCAGGACCGCAGGGTCTGCGCCCAGGGCACGGGCGACGCCGATCCGCTGCTGCTGGCCACCCGAGAGCTGCTTGGGGTAGCGGCTTCGGTACTCCTCCGGCGCCATGTTGACCATCCGGAGCAGCTCGTCCACCCGAGCCCGGATTCGGGTGGCGTCCCAGCCGAGCAGCTTGGGCACGGTGGCGATGTTCTCCGCGATGGTCATGTGCGGGAACAGGCCGATCTGCTGGATCACGTAGCCGATCCGGCGGCGCAGCCGGTCGGCGTTCGTGGTGGTGACGTCCTCGCCGCCGAGCAGGATCCGCCCAGCCGTGGGTTCGATGATCCGGTTGATCATCTTCATCGTGGTGGTCTTTCCGCAGCCGGAGGGTCCGACGAGCACCACGATTTCGCCACGGTGGATATCCAGGTCGAGGGCATCGACGGCGTTGCGCTGCTGCCCGGGGTAGCGCTTGGTGAGGCCTTCCAGGCGGATCATCACGTCATCGCCGGCGGCGGGTGTCTGCGTCATCGGATTCCTTGGGACGTGGTGAGGCGGCGGGCGGTGTAGAACAGCAGGTCGAAAAGGACCGCGAGGATGATCACGCCGAGCGTGCCGGCGAGCACCAGGTGCACCGCGACCGGGGTGCCCACCCGGGCCAGGCCGGTGAAGATGAGGTTGCCGTAGCCGGGGCCGTTGACGATGGCGCCGATGGCGCAGATGCCCAGCAGCACCAGAGTGGTCACGCGGATTCCGGTGATGATCACCGGCCAGGCCAGGGGGAGCTCGATCTGCCGCAGCCGCTGCCACCGGGTCAGGCCCATGCCCTTCGCGGACTCGATCACCGCCGGGTCCACACTGTTCAGGCCGGTGACCGTGTTCCGCACGATCGGCATCAGCCCGTACATCGTCAGGGCCACGATCACCGGCCGGGCGCCCAGCCCGAGCGGGCCGAGCAGCAGGATGAACAGGGCGAACGAGGGCACGGTGAGCATCGCACCGGTAGTGGCCAGGACCAGGTCCCGGGCGCGCTGGCGCTGGTAGGTGAGCACGCCGAGGGCGATCCCGAGCACGGAGGCGAAGAGCACGGAGATGGCCACCACACCGGCGTGCCCCAGGCCGAGCTCGAGCATGTCGTCGCTGCGGTTGACCAGGAAGTCGAGAAACTCCATCGTGTCCTCCTTCCGGGGTGGGTCGTCCTGGGCTCCTACAGGTGAGTGGGCATGCGCCGCGAGTCTAGTGGCTGACCCGTGCTGCCACCGTTCGAGCGTATTGCTCGGCGTGGGCGTAGGCGTCCCGAGCCAGTGCCCGCCACAGCTGCACCGCCAGCCTGGGCCGGGCCTGCTCCAGGGTCTCGATCGTCTCCGCGTCCAGCAGCATCAGCTCGACCGGGCCATCGGCCTTCGCGGTGGTCTCCTGTCGGTCCTCCTCACCCAGGGCGAGGTCGCCGAACGTCATCCCTGCGGTGAGGGTGGCCACCGGTACTCGGTTCCCGCCGGCGTCGGTAGCGATGGTCAGGATCCGCCCGGTCAGGATGAAGAACACCCCGCCGAAGCGTTGCCCGACCCGGCGGATCACGTCACCGTCGGCGTAGCTGCGCAGGTGCATCAGCGCGGTCAGGGCGGTGATGTCCTCGGCCTCCAGCAGGGACAGGGCGGGTGAGTCCATCACCGGTACCCGAGCCCGCTGAGAGTCGGGAGTGCCGTACCGGAGGAGGAGCTGGTTCTCGCAGTGCGCGATCGCCAGCTCCCGGGAGTCGAAGGTTGCCACGGTCTCGGCGGACAGGGCGGGGGTGAGCAGCTCGTCCGGGTCCACGAGGATCAGTCGCCGCCCCTCTGCGGCGAACTGCTCGGCGATCCTTCTCAGCATGTCCAGCGCCACCCGGCTCACCT is a genomic window of Ruania zhangjianzhongii containing:
- a CDS encoding ABC transporter permease; translated protein: MSTGAPTRALVTQTPEAKSRRSWGGYLVMPAILALTCAALYLWVASKDLDSIEARALSADRLTAAIWQHIQLAAVSTVLTLIIAVPLGVVLTRPFARRIQPYLITLLTLGQAVPTIAILVLLAVAFLFLGFQAAIVGLVLYAIVPVLLNTMVGLEQVDSSVLEAGRGMGMSKFTVLRRLELPLAVPVILAGIRTALVINVGTATLVTYINAGGLGDIIVAGMTTNRFTVQVVGAVLTAVLALTIDYLAGLAEDVLRPRGL
- a CDS encoding glycine betaine ABC transporter substrate-binding protein encodes the protein MRTLRTPAAVAAGGLAVLLAVAGCSGDSGGGNSDGPLAGAELTVGSKEFTESILLSQITAVALENAGAQITDQTGISGSATVREALETSEIDIYWDYTGTGWVNILGHTTEDVPEDLYDAVAEEDAENGIAWLQPANFENTYRIAASAAFAQDNGLATSSDMAEFVSANPDQGNVCAASEFINRDDGLPGLEEAYGFEFTSVVELDLNLIYTQVGQECQFGEVFSTDARIVSNDLTVLEDDQGFFVEYAGAATLRQETLDEYPEIADILAPISEALTNDVITELNGRVDNDGEQPRDVAEEWLEEQGLLE
- a CDS encoding ABC transporter ATP-binding protein; translation: MTQTPAAGDDVMIRLEGLTKRYPGQQRNAVDALDLDIHRGEIVVLVGPSGCGKTTTMKMINRIIEPTAGRILLGGEDVTTTNADRLRRRIGYVIQQIGLFPHMTIAENIATVPKLLGWDATRIRARVDELLRMVNMAPEEYRSRYPKQLSGGQQQRIGVARALGADPAVLLMDEPFGAIDPITRDRLQNELLRLQAEVRKTIVFVTHDIDEAIKLGDRIAILQEGSRIAQYDTPEQILTAPANDFVADFIGRGASLKRLNLTHVADIELRAWPTVSYDTDAEAALEQLRTVPESALLVLDAQGSPVSWVSAEDLRRGAGRRLDEIGLPTNPAVEPRATLSDALNELITARYSVTIVVDDDGVFQGVVDIDQITDAIRSMRAAAVTEARAGLQESP
- a CDS encoding ABC transporter permease, producing MEFLDFLVNRSDDMLELGLGHAGVVAISVLFASVLGIALGVLTYQRQRARDLVLATTGAMLTVPSFALFILLLGPLGLGARPVIVALTMYGLMPIVRNTVTGLNSVDPAVIESAKGMGLTRWQRLRQIELPLAWPVIITGIRVTTLVLLGICAIGAIVNGPGYGNLIFTGLARVGTPVAVHLVLAGTLGVIILAVLFDLLFYTARRLTTSQGIR